The genomic segment GACATCTTTGGAATCCTTCCTCAGTACCCATCAGTTTCTTGAGAACTGCCTGATACTTAAAGACATGAAATCCTGAGATAGTAAGTTGTAGTCTAAGCAGGAGTTCTTTTCACCTACCAAATCTGTTATCCCAAGGAATATCCTTGTTGAGAAAtgctgaaaacaaattttaactaGACCATAGAGTGCTTTGGAAGGAAGGATTTTGATTATATAACCTCTACCCCTTTTGAGTAGGCAGCTTCTCATTGTGAACTGGGTATTTTTGTCCAAGTAACAGGGAAGAGACTAGGGAAGAATGAGAAGAGTCAAAGCCACCCAGTCTGGCTGATTACCTGGATCCTTCTCTAATGGAAAGGAAAACCAGCAGAGAGGCAAGGAAACAGGGTCAGTCAGCATCCTAACCCAAGCTGGTGGCAGCATCCCAAGACCAAtacctttttaatttcaaagacaGGGTTTTTGTTCTTTAGTTCTGTCAAAAATTCAACTTTGGGTTTGATAGgtatctttccttatttttcccttGTGCTATCTGCGAAAATGAGCGAATGTCACAATAgtacttttccaaagaagcaaaattattaatttatagtcTCTCGCGTGGGTTGTGTTTGAAAGTGAAATTGGAAATCTCAATAgttataaaatgatgtaaaatacaGACTGTCTAACACTACAGTGGGGCTTTTGTTACTGAATTATTGCATTGAATAAAGTAAATATCTGTGGTTAGATTGAATATAGTTCTAAGCTTACTTTTGACTTTGGGAGCCCAAAATAAAGTAAGTGATGTTTTcatgtttaaatctttttttttttttttttcagccaagCGCTGATACTTAGAGGTATGTTGTCTTCTATTCAGTACTTTTATTACCTTGAATTTGTCTCTTCCAAACATCAAACCATGGTTCTCAACATTATGGATATTAAAATccttatttagaaatgaaagtgTGAATATTTAGtgtacattttcatttgtgtggTTGACCAAATTTATGGTTCCCAGAAAGAGTGCCTTCACCTAGCCACACTTTACCTTGTTTTGATAGAAGAGTGACTTCTGGTAAATGCATCCGCTTTAAAGTAGTGATCAGATGCActgcatgaaaaataaatttttcaagagcccataatatggaaatatttctcaGTGCAagcttgttttgtttaaaatgttgaccttttagggatccctgggtggcgcagcggtttggcgcctgcctttggcccagggcgcgatcctggagacccgggatcgaatcccacgttgggctcccggtgcatggagcctgcttctccctctgcctgtgtctctgcctctctctctctctctctctctgtgactatcataaataaataaaaatttaaaaaaaaaagttgacctTTTAGAAAATAGCAGAGAACAAAACCTCACTTATAATTGTAAGCAGGCGAAATAACATTTCCTAACAAATTGTTCATAAAAACTAAATACATTTCTTCCTGTGATATAAAAGCCAAATCAATTaggatttaaaagacaaaatcagtGACCTTTTAGAATTcttataaataagagaaattaaaattgtttccGTTGATTTCAAAGGGAAACATTCTTCTCTAATATTGTCAAAATATGACAATTGTGCATATATTAAATCCATGAGACACATAATCGAGAAGCAGCAGAGATATTCCtgatggaaaacagtgtgggtAAAAAGCAATTTCCTCTTAGTAAACAAAAATAGCAAACTTAATCCTGATAGAATTTCTCAGATGTCTgactgaaggaaggaaataggcTGTGGCAATTTCTAGTTTGGCACAAAGTGATGATTTGCTTTTGATCCGGCTCGGACTTGCTCTACATAATCCCGGGTTTTTTCCACATGGATGTGAGCTGTTACCTTCTGTTGTTTAACTAGCATTTTTCCTCCAAACAAGAGACAATTTAGGTAAGTGTGGTCTCAGCCTCTTCTGAGTGTCTGCTTGTGTGACTACAATAATACAAATACCAGGAAATATGTTCTGTTTTCCTCAAATATTACAAAGTCCTCTGCAGGCACACCCACAGCAATGCCTGTGCCGTGAGTTTAGGAACTTCCAACCCGATGGCACACTTAAAAGGCAGTAATGATGTAGGAACAGTCAGTATGCTAAATAATAGCCCTAGCTGCTTATCCTCATGCTAGAaagcttttgtattttaaaaattttaatacaaagatTTGACTTGTTGTAGTTCAAATATTGAACATCCAAGTATTTTAAACTTGACAAACAAAACTTTTACATTCAGATAAGAGTATAGTTGTGTTTTTTGTGCTTTAAGGGATGGGTAgggaatgagggagagagggacagtcttaagcaggccccattcccagcacagagcccaactccaggcttgatctcacaaccctgagatgacatgagcagaaatccagagtcagacacttaaccaactgagccacccaggtgcccccacacagGTAATTTGTTATCCAAGCCAGAACACTGATAAAGACgctaaataaaatgtgtttcacCAGGAGTTCTAACCTGGCCAACATCTTAATGAGCATGGTTCCATGTGGGAGGAGAAATTGTTGTTTAGCCTAAGATTTATTTAGCATTAAAACACTGTCCATTATTACTTAAGATTATAATAATTTTCGCTTCTGGAAGAGGACAATTCAATTTGTAGTGTTTTgcccaatttaaaaaacatacagaaCAAATCCCAAGCTAGGTTTTCTTAGAGTCTGGTATTTGCATCTTACAAACTCAAAGTACAAATGCTCCTCACATCTTTGACATATACCACTGCTAGGAAGAACATCATCAAGTCACTTCTACATCTCATAAAAGTATGATTTATAGTGTCAGGATTTTAGATTTACTAGAAATAGCCTATACTTGAGTATGTATATCATGCTACACAAAAGTGTCCTCTGTTCAGACTGTTTACAAATGCTTCTGTTCATCAGGTTGATTAATGTACTCATGTACAAATCTGATAATTAGCTCCTGCATTTTGATATTAGATTACCCTGTTGAAgaatattcagaattattttgtcTTGTGGGCTGAGGCTGTGGGAGCGGCAGGTGGATCCTGGCAATGCAGGTCATTGACAAACGCcaccatctgcttctctctctcctctggcaCACAGTACAGTACTAGGTAACCATCTATCATTCTGCAACATTTTTCCTACACTTTTCAGATGCTGGTCAGATTCTTGGATTAAATTTTTAGATCTATTCTGTAAAAGAACAGAGGATGTCTATTTGCAGGATTGACAATCCAGCCTCTTTCATAAGTTTTCACTTTCACTAACTTAACTAGTATACATTTGGTCTCAGAGTGTCTTCAGGTCCACTTCTTGTCTTCAGTGTATTCTTCAAACTTTTTCTTCCTGTCACTGGAGGAGAACCTAATGCACCAAGGATCTTCCTTGATGGTTTCATGTCTTTCTATATGGATGCTAAGGTAATTGCATTAGTTTCATCCAgatattgccttttctttttggtaagtgcTTCAATGTGTTCATTaagcctctgtctctcctctttccAACAAAGATCTATATTCCCAGTGATCCTTTCAGAAAGTCCTTGAGCTACTGCATCATTACAAATCTGAAGAACCTACCTCACCAGCCCTCAGTAATGCAGGGTTTTTTCTAGAAAGGCCTAAGGTATCTCCTGAGGTCAGTATACCTCCATACATCTCATACTGTttcttaaaacagctttattgactTACAcagtatatcaattatatatcagaaaaaaaaaaaaacctttattgaagtataattcacatatcacaCATGCAAAATGTAGGCTTTAAAGGACTTTAGTAGATTCAGAGTTGTGTAACCAACGCCCAAATCTaactttagaatgttttcatcacgCAGAAAATAAACCCCATGTCCAGTAGCAATCCCTCTCCTGCTGTCCACAGTCCTGGGCAACCACCTCTTCCTACTTTAggtatttcatgtaaatggaatcacatgtgatcttttgtgactggtCTTGGGGTTCACCCATGTGTAGCAGGCATGCATCAGTACTtcgtttctttttattgctaaatattctagacattttatttaaccatttgtcagttgatgggcatttggattgcttctacttttttggttataaataatgctgctatgaatattcctGTAAAAGTTTTTTATAGAAAGATCTTCAATTCTGTTGGTTATAGGCCTAGGAAGAAACTGCTGAACTGTATGGTAACTTAATCTTTTAAGTAATTGACAGTCTGTTTTCTGAGTGGCTGTGCCATTTCATAAGCCCACAGCCATGTATGTGTAGGGCTCCAATTTCCCTGCATCTTTACTAACATTTGTTATTAGCTGTTTTTAATCACAGTTATTCTAGTGGATGTGGTACTGTTTcaatatggctttattttttttattattattttttcaatgtggttttaatttgcatttcccagacgggtaatgatattgagcatcttatGTGCTGACCACTTACACTGGTTTTTGCTGCTTGAACTGATGACACAtccaaaaaattttcaaaatgcagGATTATGTTTTTCAGTGTTAAGGCAATTGTTCTGATATGCTTTTGTTTGCTCTGACATGCCAGGCtccatgttcttttttgtttgtttgtttgtttttttgttttttttttttcaggctccaTGTTCTGATATTTTCCCAAGTACTGTACAGTTGGACTTGGTTTTAGGTTGCCCATCGTTGAGTGTCTCATCAGCTCAACAATACATATGGACTGAAAATCTTTCACAATGATGCTGTAGTTAAGATTTTGCCAAAGCAAGTGTTTTTTCTAACTCCTTAAGTTGCATGTTGCCTTGAGTAATCATCATCCGGATTGTATCCTGtagaagaaaagtgaaatttgGTCACTGTTTGACTAACAAATGAAAGAGTAGAGCTGTACCTTGTTTAACCAACACTGTGAATTGGAACTACTGTGAATTAGGCATGTTCTCATATACCCGTCATCATACTTCCCAAACCATCATGCtgtcttattatttcttcttgtatGTCTGGTTTAACAGAGGAGTCAGGTAATGCTACTATAGAGCAAAGactgtaaaattttattattttttattatttttataatttttaaaaagattttatttatttattcacgagagacacagagagaaagagaggcagagacacaggcagagggagaagcaggctccatgcagggagctcgacatgggactcgatccctggtctctaggatcacacctcaggctgcaggcgctaagccgctgcgccaccggggccaccctgtaaaattttaaatatcaattgaGTTGGACGTTGGTAACATTAAAAGCAATGGTCAGGATCTGTATCTCCGTGACCCTTATATTCCAAGACGtctattaaactttttaaaaaataattcaactgggggcagcctgggtggctcagcggtttagcgccgccttcagcccaggcgtgatcctggagaccctggatggagtcccacatcgggctccctgcacggagcctgcttctccctctgcctgtgtctctgcctctctctctcataaataaataaaatcttaaaagataaataaaataaaatataattcaactaATACAAAATAGTCAGGGCTTATCCTCACCGTGATCGTGTTCTCACCTCTTCGGTagcacttttgtttcttttgaattcttctcTTGCCCAGTCCTTCAGGTATTTGCGATCGGAATCATCTGGAACTTGTCGAATGGCTTGCAAAATCCTTCTGTAGAGGAGGAGAACTTGTTGCCTTCTCAAGAACTGTGGAGGGAGGAGAAATGTCGATTACAACTGCAAAATCTACAGCCCCAGagagctttactttttttttttttttaagattttatttatttattcatcagagatacagagagagaggcagagacacaggcagagagagaagcaggctccacgcagggagcccgacgcgggacccgatcccgtgactccaggatcgcgccctgggccgagggcaggcgctaaaccgcggcgccacccaggggccccccgaGGGCTCTACTTTAGGACACCAAACTACATAGATTGACTTCTCTTTcgtccccaattttttttttttttaattttttatgatagtcacagagagagagaggcagagacacaggcagagggagaagcaggctccatgcaccaggagtcgtccccaatttttaaaaagggcgaAGGTGAACTTAAAAGAGCAAAAGGTTGATTTGGGCTGTTTGCTTATTCCCTTTGTCCAGCCTAAGGGCCCTCAACAGCAAGAGAGGGCCGCCGCGCAGAAAGCCGGGTCTCGGTTCCCACAGCCTTGGCTTCACAACAGCAGGTCCCCGACCAGCGCAGGTGCCGCGTCCGTCGGCGACACGGCCTCCACCCCGCTCGGCCCGACAGGCGGACGGCGTCGCCGCGGCCGAGCTCCCAGAGCCCACAGGGCGCGGCCGAGAACCGGCTACCTGCTTCAGCGTCAGCGTCGCCGGGGGCAGGCGGGAAGCAGCCATGTCCTGCCGAGAGCGCGGGCGCGCTcacccccgccggccccgccgcgggCTCCAGTGCGCAGGAGCGGAAGCGGGGGCGTGGCCAAGGGGCGGGGCGAGCTCGGTTTCCTGGGAGACGGCCGGTGGCTTCCCCTCGGCCCCCCCCACCGCAGTGTCAGAAATGGGGCGGTTGGAACCAATGATGAGCTCTAGAGCCTCGGGCAATTTGACTCGGACTAAATTTCCTTATGGGTGAGAGGAGGCAGCAATTCTTGCGTCACAAACAGTGGTGATAATAGGAGTGGTAAGGCGACTGGCACGGTTCCCGGCACCGTTGGATTAGTTGGAGAGGGGTAAAATTAGCGTATTCCTGttgaggcttttatttttttatttttatttctttttaaagattttatttatctactcatgaaagatacagagatagagagaggcagagacacaggcagagagagaagcaggctccatgcagggagcctgtagAAAAGCTGATTTGGTGTATTTCCCCacctcaaaactgtcaaaaattaaaagctagagattttgttttatttactcatgagagctacagagagagagagagagagagagagagagagagacagaggcaggctccacgcggggagctcgatccccgatctccaggatcacgccctgggctgcaggcggcgctaaaccactgagccaccggggctgccccaaacttagtatgtttttgaggtttatccatgtCATAGTATAGAtcagaatttcattattttttagggctgaataataatcTGTACAGATATAGCACATACTGTTgattcattcacctattgatgaaCACTcggtttgtttccacttttggacTATTGTGAATACTGCAATGAAAATTGtccaactaaaagaaaaaaatacactccAGGATTACTCCAGAATAAGTGTatcacaggatcatgccctgggaagaaggcaggcgctaaaccactgagccacccagggatcccctgttgagGCTTTTAGATGGGTAgagttagaaataataaaagtgtaaATGTTGGCTTTTAGAGTgttctgttcattttgttttttttcccgtTTTTATCCTGATCTTTTCTGTTTGCAAGCATTTTCCCCATGGTGGCAGTCTTACTGGTTGCCATTACTTACTTACATTAATCTTATACGTAAaggttattttaccagcaaaagtgGATTTGGGAAGAGAGAATTGCAGTTGGGGACACACAAGCTATGGCAAAACTACAGGCGAGTCCAGTAAAGGGGAGGAACTTACTTTATGGAGAAGGAAATTGAGAGTTCTTTTGCAAAATTCATTGGGGGGGGGATCAAGATTCTTCCTGGAGTTGCTGGGGTAGTTGATTTCTTGAACATTGTGCTTCTCACATCTTTTCCCCCTTAGGGCCTGTAATTGATTATTCTTTCCTGTTGACCTTCTTTTGGGAGCTATAATTGGGCATCTGCTAGTGTCTGTAACTGACAATTCTTCCTGGAAGGGACATTGGTCCCTCTTAGCCTCCTAACTACTTTAGTGAAGTCTCCCCTGTAGTAATTTTCACATTATTAGCTCCCAGGTTTTAAATGGCTGCTCCATTAGAGTTTTAACAGTTTTGTATCACTAATAATGAGGAACTGAATGTTCCCACAACTTaagcttttcctcctttttttttttttaatttttatttatttgtgatagtcacacattgagagagagagagagagaggtggagacataggcagagagagaagcaggctccatgcaccgggagcccaatgtgggattcgatcccgggtctccaggatcgcgccctgggccaaaggcaggtgctaaaccgctgcgccacccagggatccctcctcctaACTTTTTTATCCTCCCCACAAAACACACATGCCCTAATGTAAGTAGCATTAGTGAATCTTTGCTATACGTTGTCAAATACAATTGGTCTAATTTAAAACAGCCAAAAATGAACATGTTCATTTGGTTacctatttactatttatttgtcTCACTTGTTGGAAACTTTTGGCGCTCCCTTTTCCTAATTGTATTCTTTTGGCAACTTAATCTCTCCTGGCATCTTTCCTCATCTGGAAGGAAGCTGAAATAACATCTACCTCAGAGTTGCATTATATATGTAATGCACTGAAAACAGGACCTGCCACCTATATTCCAATGCCTACGTTTCTTGACCACTACCAGGTATTGAATGGGTGATGTTAACTGGGACTGCCTCTTAAAGTTTCTTCTAATTGGAAATAgcaattcattcttttcttacaaaaattagtgacatagggcagccccgggggcgcagcagtttagcgcagcctgcagcccagggcatgatgctggagtccctggagtccctggatggagtcccacgtctggctctctgtatggtgcttgcttctccctctgcctgtgtctctgcctttctctctgtctctatgaataaataatcttaaaaaaaaaaaacatgagtaatctttattaaaataaaaacaacaaaaattagtgACATAAAAGTGGCAAGGGGTATTTTATGAATTGGCATGACTGGTCCCATTTATGGAGATGAAGgcttttattctaattttgtatGGCCTGTTTGGctgttctttttgtttatatAGCCTTAAGAAGTCTCTGTATActcatgtgtttttcttttgaggCTTTTCAATTTCATCCCCCCACCTTTAGAAATTTGCAATTAGACCTTATtgtgtcttaaaatatttactacatcTATTTATGGCATATGAATGCCAAGCCTTTTTCCAGTTGCTAAACTAATTTTGACACCATTTATTAAATCACTCTTCTTGGGCTTTATGATAccatatggtaattttttttaggGTCTGAACAAATTGTTCAGGATTACTTCATAGAGGactaatacattttattattcctCAGGACTAATAccctgtagtttctttttttttttttttttaccctgtaGTTTCTTGCAAgaattttttgtatcttttccctgcaaatcattataaaatcttttatagtGCTGAATCTATAAATTAATGTGAGAAGACATTTTTATACTAGTTCTTCCCATCCAGAAACATTCACTCATGCTAGACACTGGGATACTGTCATGGGTCAGACTCACTTTGGGCAGGAAACATAACACAGGGGAGCATCTAAGTCCAATATTATAGATGGCAGGGTTCATACTTGAGGGCTTATCTGAACTAGGCAGCTGGTTCAAGAAAGGCCCATTAGGTAAGAAAATTCCAAACTGGTAGATTCCAGGACCTCTGGTTTGCTGTGACCAGACCAGCTACTGTTGGGGAGATTctgggagagaagagacaggagaggTCACCCTAAGAAGGGTGAATAATGCCGGCTTCACAATAGGGACCTCTAAAGGAATTTTAGAAAGATCTCTTGGCTGTTATGAGAAAAGGAAGCAGGCAAAGTGACTTGTCTAGGTTATCACCAAAGTAGGCCAGAGTACAGATTAAAAGTGCTCCAACTATAGTGTAAGCAGAGCAGAAGGGCATATGGGATAAAATAGATGTCAACGTTAGACTGAACAAGATTGGGGTGTGAAGACAAAGTAAGGCAGCTATAACTTCTGAGCTCCAAAGGAGACAAGCATACCCTCAGAACTCCCTCTGTGACTCGACATCACCATTCCTTGGAGGTCTCCTGGAACTGCTTCCATGCTTTCCAACCCTTTTCCCATCACAGCACAAGCTGACAATGGGACTCTTAGATACCAGCTGGGAAGCTCCAGCTTATATGGTACAATTTCAAAGATATATATGATAGACCACATTATGGTCAGAATGTTGGTGTCTTTCCCTACCAGACCCATCATAGAGGGCAATGGCCAATGAAACGAACAAACATGTCATTTCGAACAAAATCTTTAGAAGCTCTTGTGTTTTTCAACTTGTCCTTTCCTCTGCCGCGGAGCCAGCATGTGGCAGCTCACCCATCGTGGATGTGAAACACAAATGAGAGAGAAACCATTATTGCAGTGAGTCACTGAAGTTGTGCAGGTTATGGTGACACCATATTAGCCAGTGATAGCTGACTGATGGAGCAGACAAAATCATTCTTCTGGCACACCTTTTATACAGTTGTCATAGTCCATTAAGAATAGtcaattatagggatccctgggtggcgcagcggtttggcgcctgcctttggcccagggcgcgatcccggagacccgggatcgaatcccacgtcgggctccctgcatggagcctgcttctccctctgcctatgtctctgcctctctctcaatctctctgtgactatcataaataaataaaaattaaaaaaaaaaaaaagaatagtcaatTATATCAACAGtggtatatatttaataattttcagaatataagcTGCATAGCTTTTTAGAATAAAAAGTGATATAACCTCAGGTACATGCTTTAGGACACTTGGTTAAACAACAAGCAATCTGTGTCTTTGATGACCACCTCAAAAATGTGGCAAACTTCACAGTGTAACTTGAAAACAGATGTGGAGATAGACAATTATACATCATGGCATATTGTCTACAAAAGAACATTCTGACAACTTAAATAGAACACAGCACACAATTTCAAGTATTCAAGCAGTGTTTTTTCTGGCCAAGTAAAAACTGTCTAAAAACCGCTGATGTATTttgacttggggggggggggggggcggggtggaatGTAGCTGCTTATTTTTCCTaaagacagcatttttttttttccagaatgggACTGGCTCAGTCCAGCTTAAAAGCATTGGAGGAACAGCTCTTCctcttgttaagaaaaaaaaaaaaaaaaaaaaaagaaaaccttaagaaataaatacaacaacAGGGGTGGGCTGTGGCACTAGGAGGATGAAATAATCAAAGGGAAAATCAGCTTCCCATCATTGCATAGTCTCCTGAAGCAGCAAATGTGAAAGACAACATGGAAAAGCTACTTCATTTTCCCATCACCCAAGGGTCAGGGTCATTCTGACCACCTGGGCCCCATGACTGGTTGCTTTCTGAGAACCCCTATAATGCAACCTACCTACCCCCTCCAAAAGAAGGTATTTCCCGTCACATGAAGCACAATGAGAAAAGATACACACTCAGGACTCCACAAAGCTGCAGTTGTCTCAGCCTCTTGATAGTACTTGGATACACATTATGGGCTTGGCAAGGTGGAGCCTTAGAGCAGAGTCAGAAGGGGAGCTGCCTTTAGTCCTTTGTCCAAAGGACTGGGACAATCCTAATTCTAGCAGCTGCTATCGGTAGGTGTCCAGGGCTCCTGCAAGAGGAAAGAAGTAGCTGGTCCCAGGTCTCCTCTTAGGCCAGGGCTTCCGACATCAGACACTTGCTGCTGCTATTCCTTCACTGACCCAGATTTCTTACAACTGTAACCCAGgcaaagcagggagccccaggcttGCTCTAGCTCTGAAagcacattataaaataaaatgtacattgtAATAAAAACTTTCTGTAGctaataagtgaatttttatCAATCAGATCAAAAGCACTTGTCCAAAAG from the Canis lupus dingo isolate Sandy chromosome 12, ASM325472v2, whole genome shotgun sequence genome contains:
- the LYRM2 gene encoding LYR motif-containing protein 2 codes for the protein MAASRLPPATLTLKQFLRRQQVLLLYRRILQAIRQVPDDSDRKYLKDWAREEFKRNKSATEEDTIRMMITQGNMQLKELEKTLALAKS